The following are encoded together in the Streptomyces tsukubensis genome:
- a CDS encoding TIGR03089 family protein, which yields MTAIDRTPADLLRSALASDPARPLVTFYDDATGERVELSVATFANWVAKTANLLQGDLAAEPGDRVAILLPAHWQTAAWLLACASVGVVAEIGGDPAGADIVVSGPDTLEAARGCSGERVALALRPLGGRFPQPPEGFMDYAVEVPSQGDRFAPFAPVDPEAPALRVAGSEFTGLQLVERAVGDSEALGLTAGSRLLSGLSYDSWEGLASGLYAPLAAGGSVVLCRHLDRLSEEALAERVKGERVTSTVR from the coding sequence GTGACCGCTATCGACCGCACCCCCGCCGACCTGCTGCGATCCGCGCTCGCCTCGGATCCCGCCCGCCCCCTTGTGACCTTCTACGACGATGCGACGGGCGAACGCGTCGAACTGTCCGTCGCCACCTTCGCCAATTGGGTGGCCAAGACGGCCAATCTGCTCCAGGGCGACCTGGCGGCGGAACCCGGCGACCGGGTCGCGATCCTGCTGCCCGCGCACTGGCAGACCGCCGCCTGGCTGCTCGCCTGCGCCTCGGTGGGCGTGGTGGCGGAGATCGGCGGCGATCCGGCGGGCGCCGACATCGTGGTGAGCGGACCCGACACACTGGAGGCCGCGCGCGGTTGCTCGGGCGAGCGGGTCGCGCTGGCGTTGCGCCCGCTCGGCGGCAGGTTCCCGCAGCCGCCGGAGGGGTTCATGGACTACGCGGTGGAGGTGCCGAGCCAGGGCGACAGGTTCGCGCCCTTCGCCCCGGTCGACCCGGAGGCCCCCGCGCTGCGCGTGGCGGGCTCCGAGTTCACGGGGCTCCAGCTCGTGGAGCGTGCGGTGGGCGACTCGGAGGCTCTGGGGCTCACGGCCGGTTCGCGGCTGCTCTCCGGGCTCTCGTACGACTCGTGGGAGGGGCTGGCCTCGGGGCTGTACGCGCCGCTCGCCGCCGGCGGGTCCGTGGTTCTCTGCCGTCACCTCGACCGCCTCTCCGAGGAGGCGCTCGCCGAGCGGGTCAAGGGCGAGCGGGTCACCTCGACAGTGCGCTGA
- a CDS encoding LCP family protein: MTDSSGRPADPDPSQSGSEEEAPAPSEGGGPRGRWGRWAALGGAVLVLAAGGVGWLLYSRLDGNISTDSDAAAELARYERERPKNLAQDAQNILLIGSDTRAGSNKKYGRDVGTQRSDTTILLHLAADRRSATAVSLPRDLMVEVPECRRKDGTRTPARLAQFNWAYEFGGTACTIRTVEKLTDVRVDHHMTVDFQGFKKMVNAVGGVRVCVRQPIDDNDAHVRLAAGSHELDGEQALGYVRARKSLGDGSDTERIERQQQFLAALVAKVQSNDVLLNPTKLYPVLDAATSALTTDPGLDHLRDLYELARGLRSMPSRGVRFMTVPRQSYVYDANRDQLKQPDADRLFEQLRNDSPVRSVPDSSRSSTGTVDSESESTEEPTEEPTDESTEESTDDGKRGAPSRESRQGPIFRASTDRATDCG; the protein is encoded by the coding sequence GTGACCGACAGTTCGGGCAGACCCGCCGATCCGGACCCGTCGCAGTCGGGCTCCGAGGAGGAGGCACCCGCGCCGTCGGAAGGCGGTGGGCCGCGCGGGCGCTGGGGCAGGTGGGCGGCGCTGGGCGGCGCTGTCCTCGTCCTCGCGGCCGGCGGGGTCGGCTGGCTGCTGTACAGCAGGCTCGACGGCAACATATCCACCGATTCGGACGCCGCCGCCGAGTTGGCGCGCTACGAACGTGAACGGCCGAAGAACCTCGCACAGGACGCGCAGAACATCCTGCTCATCGGCTCCGACACCCGCGCGGGCTCCAACAAGAAGTACGGCCGTGACGTGGGCACTCAGCGCTCGGACACCACGATCCTGCTCCATCTCGCCGCCGACCGGCGCTCCGCCACGGCCGTCTCCCTGCCGCGCGACCTGATGGTCGAGGTCCCCGAGTGCCGCAGGAAGGACGGGACCAGGACGCCCGCCAGACTCGCCCAGTTCAACTGGGCCTACGAGTTCGGCGGCACGGCCTGCACCATCCGCACGGTGGAGAAGCTCACCGACGTACGGGTCGACCACCACATGACCGTGGACTTCCAGGGTTTCAAGAAAATGGTGAACGCCGTCGGCGGTGTCCGGGTCTGTGTCAGGCAGCCGATCGACGACAACGACGCCCATGTACGGCTCGCCGCGGGCAGCCACGAACTCGACGGCGAGCAGGCGCTCGGCTACGTACGGGCCCGCAAGAGCCTCGGCGACGGCAGCGACACCGAGAGGATCGAGCGCCAGCAGCAGTTCCTCGCCGCGCTCGTGGCGAAGGTGCAGAGCAACGACGTGCTGCTCAACCCCACGAAGCTCTACCCCGTCCTGGACGCGGCGACCTCCGCGCTCACCACGGACCCGGGCCTCGATCATCTGCGCGACCTCTACGAACTGGCGCGCGGCCTGCGGTCCATGCCGAGCAGAGGCGTGCGGTTCATGACCGTGCCGCGCCAGTCGTACGTGTACGACGCCAACCGCGACCAGTTGAAGCAGCCCGACGCCGACCGGCTTTTCGAGCAATTGCGCAACGATTCACCGGTCCGGTCGGTTCCGGATTCCTCCCGGTCGTCCACAGGAACAGTGGACTCCGAGAGTGAATCGACCGAGGAGCCGACCGAGGAGCCGACCGACGAGTCGACCGAGGAGTCGACCGACGACGGGAAGCGGGGCGCCCCTTCGCGGGAGTCCCGTCAGGGGCCCATATTCCGCGCATCTACCGACCGCGCCACCGACTGCGGGTAA
- a CDS encoding LCP family protein, with amino-acid sequence MDAQGRGRADDIDPADQWVLNPDTGDYELRLDASAGQSPVPPPRRAMSRDAPPVTRAPRDATSMGQGSSPVRGGRAANRKSAAPERSVPTQRGHRAAADESGSGGRRRTKKKKKSTKKKVLLWTGGSLAFFLVAGSATAYVVYQRFNGNIGTTDVGSAGSQGVRKGEAFNVLLIGTDKRTGSGNEGYGDKGSVGHADTNILLHVSKDRTNATALSIPRDLITDVPDCPTKMPDGTTTTVPGTSDVRFNTSLGQSDRDPGCTMRTVKELTGLKVDHFMMADFNAIKTLTTAVDGVEVCVAKDVDDPDSHLKLSAGKHNLQGEQALAFVRTRHSFGNQGDLDRIKVQQQFLASLMRKMKSEDTLTSPAKMWKLANAATKALHVDSGIGSIKKLTDLGLELKDVDPKNITFTTLPVIDNPAEKVKATVVLNEAQANPLFAMMRSDTSLTEVAAEKKAKEKKAEAKENAKLKGAKADPADVRVDVYNGSSKVGAAQETLTWLQNTEGVLKSSQRGNAPASEKTNLTYGPNQADQARALADMMGLPASALQPGTEDAGAMVPMKLTLGGDFEGPGTPISAPTKVPDGVQKVEADKSVCAK; translated from the coding sequence GTGGACGCGCAAGGCCGTGGGCGGGCGGACGACATCGATCCCGCAGACCAATGGGTACTCAACCCGGACACCGGTGATTACGAACTGCGACTCGATGCCTCCGCAGGGCAATCGCCGGTACCTCCGCCTCGAAGAGCCATGTCCCGGGACGCCCCGCCCGTGACGCGGGCCCCGCGCGACGCCACATCCATGGGTCAGGGCAGTTCCCCCGTACGGGGCGGCCGGGCGGCCAACCGCAAGTCGGCGGCGCCCGAACGGTCCGTGCCGACCCAGCGCGGGCACCGGGCCGCCGCCGATGAGAGCGGCTCGGGTGGACGTCGGCGTACCAAGAAGAAGAAAAAGAGCACCAAGAAGAAAGTGCTGCTGTGGACCGGCGGTTCACTGGCTTTCTTCCTGGTGGCGGGCTCCGCCACCGCGTACGTCGTCTACCAGCGCTTCAACGGCAACATCGGCACGACCGATGTGGGCAGCGCGGGCAGCCAGGGCGTCCGCAAGGGCGAGGCCTTCAACGTGCTGCTCATCGGTACGGACAAGCGCACGGGCTCGGGCAATGAGGGCTACGGGGACAAGGGCAGCGTCGGCCACGCGGACACCAACATCCTGTTGCACGTCTCCAAGGACCGCACCAACGCGACGGCGTTGAGCATCCCCCGCGACCTCATCACGGACGTACCCGACTGCCCGACCAAGATGCCCGACGGCACCACCACGACCGTCCCCGGCACGAGCGACGTCCGCTTCAACACCAGCCTCGGGCAGAGCGACCGGGACCCGGGCTGCACCATGCGGACCGTCAAGGAGCTGACGGGACTCAAGGTCGATCACTTCATGATGGCCGACTTCAACGCCATCAAGACGCTGACCACCGCCGTCGACGGCGTGGAGGTCTGTGTCGCCAAGGACGTCGACGACCCCGACTCGCACCTCAAGCTCTCCGCGGGCAAGCACAACCTCCAGGGTGAGCAGGCGCTGGCCTTCGTACGGACCCGGCACAGCTTCGGCAATCAGGGCGACCTCGACCGCATCAAGGTGCAGCAGCAGTTCCTCGCCTCGCTCATGCGGAAGATGAAGTCGGAGGACACGCTGACCAGTCCGGCGAAGATGTGGAAGCTGGCCAACGCGGCGACCAAGGCCCTGCACGTGGACTCGGGGATCGGTTCCATAAAGAAGCTCACCGACCTCGGCCTCGAACTCAAGGACGTCGACCCGAAGAACATCACCTTCACCACCCTTCCCGTCATCGACAACCCGGCGGAGAAGGTGAAGGCCACCGTCGTCCTCAACGAGGCACAGGCCAACCCGCTGTTCGCGATGATGCGCTCCGACACCTCACTGACCGAGGTGGCCGCCGAGAAGAAGGCGAAGGAGAAGAAGGCGGAGGCGAAGGAGAACGCCAAGCTCAAGGGTGCCAAGGCCGACCCCGCCGATGTGCGGGTCGATGTCTACAACGGCAGTAGCAAGGTCGGCGCCGCTCAGGAAACTCTCACATGGTTGCAGAACACTGAGGGCGTACTGAAGTCGAGTCAGCGCGGCAACGCGCCGGCGAGCGAGAAGACCAACCTGACCTACGGCCCGAACCAGGCCGACCAGGCCAGGGCTCTCGCCGACATGATGGGGCTGCCCGCTTCCGCGTTGCAGCCGGGCACGGAGGACGCGGGGGCGATGGTGCCGATGAAACTGACGCTCGGAGGCGACTTCGAGGGGCCAGGGACACCCATCTCGGCTCCGACGAAGGTGCCGGACGGAGTGCAGAAGGTCGAAGCCGACAAGTCCGTCTGCGCCAAGTAG